In Zingiber officinale cultivar Zhangliang chromosome 8B, Zo_v1.1, whole genome shotgun sequence, a single genomic region encodes these proteins:
- the LOC122016984 gene encoding glutathione S-transferase U15-like isoform X1, with product MARAAAEDVKVLGDPLSPFVIRVLIALRLKRVEYEFVEVQLTEPKSEILVKSNPVYKMVPVLLHRGKPICESAVIVQYIDEEWSDDGGSSSILPADPFDRAIARFWAVYIDDKLTYLIRALIGEKEAAKVTELAGQIRQVLGLLEQAFTECGKGKGFFGGDDVGYLDIALGSFLGWIMALEKGKSVKLLDAEELPPLAGWAERFLAEESVKGLVPDADEHLKNYEVATVRTSATPAA from the exons ATGGCCAGAGCTGCGGCAGAGGACGTGAAGGTTTTGGGTGACCCGCTGAGCCCCTTCGTCATCAGGGTTCTCATCGCCCTCCGCCTCAAGAGAGTCGAGTACGAGTTCGTGGAGGTGCAGTTAACGGAGCCGAAGAGCGAGATCCTGGTGAAGTCCAACCCGGTGTACAAGATGGTCCCCGTGCTGCTCCACCGCGGAAAACCTATCTGCGAGTCCGCCGTCATCGTCCAGTACATCGACGAGGAGTGGTCTGACGACGGCGGATCCTCCTCCATCCTCCCCGCCGACCCCTTCGATCGCGCCATTGCTCGGTTCTGGGCCGTCTACATCGACGACAAG TTGACTTATTTAATTAGGGCTTTGATTGGGGAGAAGGAGGCGGCCAAGGTGACGGAGTTGGCCGGTCAAATTCGGCAGGTGCTGGGTCTGCTGGAACAGGCCTTCACGGAGTGCGGCAAAGGGAAGGGCTTCTTCGGCGGGGACGACGTCGGCTACCTGGACATCGCGCTGGGGAGCTTCCTGGGGTGGATCATGGCGCTGGAGAAGGGTAAAAGCGTCAAACTTTTGGATGCGGAGGAGCTTCCTCCGCTGGCGGGATGGGCGGAGCGGTTCCTAGCGGAGGAATCAGTGAAGGGGCTGGTGCCGGACGCCGACGAGCATCTGAAGAATTACGAAGTCGCGACGGTGAGGACGAGCGCTACTCCTGCTGCATAA
- the LOC122016984 gene encoding probable glutathione S-transferase GSTU6 isoform X2 encodes MARAAAEDVKVLGDPLSPFVIRVLIALRLKRVEYEFVEVQLTEPKSEILVKSNPVYKMVPVLLHRGKPICESAVIVQYIDEEWSDDGGSSSILPADPFDRAIARFWAVYIDDKEAAKVTELAGQIRQVLGLLEQAFTECGKGKGFFGGDDVGYLDIALGSFLGWIMALEKGKSVKLLDAEELPPLAGWAERFLAEESVKGLVPDADEHLKNYEVATVRTSATPAA; translated from the exons ATGGCCAGAGCTGCGGCAGAGGACGTGAAGGTTTTGGGTGACCCGCTGAGCCCCTTCGTCATCAGGGTTCTCATCGCCCTCCGCCTCAAGAGAGTCGAGTACGAGTTCGTGGAGGTGCAGTTAACGGAGCCGAAGAGCGAGATCCTGGTGAAGTCCAACCCGGTGTACAAGATGGTCCCCGTGCTGCTCCACCGCGGAAAACCTATCTGCGAGTCCGCCGTCATCGTCCAGTACATCGACGAGGAGTGGTCTGACGACGGCGGATCCTCCTCCATCCTCCCCGCCGACCCCTTCGATCGCGCCATTGCTCGGTTCTGGGCCGTCTACATCGACGACAAG GAGGCGGCCAAGGTGACGGAGTTGGCCGGTCAAATTCGGCAGGTGCTGGGTCTGCTGGAACAGGCCTTCACGGAGTGCGGCAAAGGGAAGGGCTTCTTCGGCGGGGACGACGTCGGCTACCTGGACATCGCGCTGGGGAGCTTCCTGGGGTGGATCATGGCGCTGGAGAAGGGTAAAAGCGTCAAACTTTTGGATGCGGAGGAGCTTCCTCCGCTGGCGGGATGGGCGGAGCGGTTCCTAGCGGAGGAATCAGTGAAGGGGCTGGTGCCGGACGCCGACGAGCATCTGAAGAATTACGAAGTCGCGACGGTGAGGACGAGCGCTACTCCTGCTGCATAA
- the LOC122015584 gene encoding probable glutathione S-transferase GSTU6, with translation MAVAAVEDVKVLSDPLNPFVIRVLIALRLKRVEYELVEVQLAEPKSEILVKSNPVYKMVPVLLHRGKSICESAVIVQYIDEEWSDGGGSSSILPADPFNRATARFWAAYIDDKLTALIRALRVETEAEKATELAGQIRQVLGLLEEAFAECGKGKGFFGGDAVGYLDIALGSCLGWIMALEKGKSVKLLDAEELPRLAGWAERFLAEESVKGLVPDADEHLKIDEVAAARTSATPAA, from the exons ATGGCCGTAGCTGCAGTGGAGGACGTGAAGGTTTTGAGTGACCCGCTGAACCCCTTCGTCATCAGGGTTCTCATCGCCCTCCGCCTCAAGAGAGTCGAGTACGAGCTCGTGGAGGTGCAGTTAGCGGAGCCGAAGAGCGAGATCCTGGTGAAGTCCAACCCGGTGTACAAGATGGTCCCTGTGCTGCTCCACCGCGGAAAATCTATCTGCGAGTCCGCCGTCATCGTCCAGTACATCGACGAGGAGTGGTCCGACGGCGGCGGATCCTCCTCCATCCTCCCCGCCGACCCCTTCAATCGCGCCACCGCTCGGTTCTGGGCCGCCTACATCGACGACAAG TTGACTGCTTTAATTAGGGCTTTGAGGGTAGAGACGGAGGCGGAGAAGGCGACAGAGTTGGCCGGGCAAATCCGGCAGGTGCTGGGGCTGCTGGAAGAGGCCTTCGCGGAGTGCGGCAAAGGGAAAGGCTTCTTCGGCGGGGACGCCGTCGGCTACCTGGACATCGCGCTGGGGAGCTGCCTGGGGTGGATCATGGCGCTGGAGAAGGGTAAAAGTGTCAAACTTTTGGATGCGGAGGAGCTTCCTCGGCTGGCGGGATGGGCGGAGCGGTTCTTGGCGGAGGAGTCAGTGAAGGGGCTGGTGCCGGACGCCGACGAGCATCTGAAGATTGACGAAGTCGCGGCGGCGAGGACGAGCGCTACTCCTGCTGCATAA